The Nitrospira sp. genome window below encodes:
- a CDS encoding GGDEF domain-containing response regulator yields the protein MIKVLLVEDNDVDARLTQDILLECDMEAFEIIRVTRLSDAFARLARARFDAVLLDLSLPDGYGPSTVRQMQAANPTIAIIVLSGLNDQTLALQAVQNGAQDHLVKGQGQSELLARSIRYAIERKRAEEHLTYLAQYDQLTGLVNRTLFRDRLIQAMARSKRLQQALGLMLLDLDRFKPVNDTMGHDVGDQVLKAVAERLQQCVREVDTVARMGGDEFTIILEGLTCEEDITLVAQRITKLLADPFHLGQHRASIGVSIGITVYPTDDHEVDELLKHADAAMYRAKQQGGSSFQFHIPDDSPSSTRLS from the coding sequence ATGATCAAGGTCCTGTTGGTTGAAGACAACGATGTCGATGCGCGGCTGACTCAAGATATTCTGCTGGAATGTGACATGGAAGCATTCGAGATCATCCGCGTGACCCGCTTGAGCGACGCCTTTGCACGTCTGGCCCGGGCGCGTTTTGACGCCGTCCTTCTCGACCTATCGCTGCCCGACGGTTACGGACCCTCAACCGTGCGTCAAATGCAAGCCGCGAATCCTACAATTGCCATCATCGTGCTGAGCGGACTCAATGACCAAACACTCGCGCTACAAGCAGTCCAGAACGGGGCACAGGATCACCTCGTCAAGGGGCAGGGGCAGTCGGAGCTGTTGGCCCGCTCAATCCGCTATGCCATAGAACGGAAACGGGCTGAGGAGCACCTGACCTACCTTGCCCAATATGATCAGCTGACGGGCCTTGTAAACCGCACGTTGTTTCGTGATCGCCTTATCCAAGCGATGGCGCGCAGCAAACGCCTCCAACAGGCTCTCGGTCTCATGCTGCTTGACCTTGATCGATTCAAACCGGTGAACGATACCATGGGTCACGATGTCGGCGATCAGGTTTTGAAGGCCGTCGCGGAACGACTTCAACAGTGTGTGCGTGAAGTGGACACGGTCGCCCGCATGGGAGGAGATGAGTTCACGATTATCCTTGAGGGCCTGACGTGCGAAGAGGACATCACGCTTGTCGCACAGCGAATCACCAAGTTATTGGCGGATCCATTTCACCTTGGCCAGCACAGGGCATCGATCGGAGTCAGTATCGGGATTACCGTCTACCCGACCGATGATCACGAAGTCGATGAGCTCTTGAAGCATGCCGACGCCGCGATGTACCGGGCCAAACAGCAAGGGGGAAGCTCCTTTCAGTTTCACATCCCCGATGATTCGCCTTCTTCCACCCGCTTGAGTTAA
- a CDS encoding OmpA family protein, with amino-acid sequence MKSSFAQDTRDNSAVVTGGIADLMTSLAVIFVLLLVAYVTRVQNGNASPAEGRAVPTDMTPRLDPLHPPLEARRPNVHTITVPDTAINFEFGKSTLLPAAQIFLSEAMPHYASITCQSGGQEVEAFVIEGYTDDLGDDIRNLRLSQDRSFAVLSKSLEVIHEKLPWAYECFLQKATANGRGKQNLLHNDAGQLDRDKSRRVVFKIHMRPG; translated from the coding sequence ATGAAGTCGAGCTTTGCACAAGACACTCGTGACAACTCAGCCGTGGTGACGGGCGGGATTGCAGATCTAATGACCTCGCTCGCCGTCATCTTCGTTCTCTTGCTCGTGGCCTATGTGACCCGCGTTCAAAATGGAAATGCCAGTCCGGCCGAGGGCCGTGCCGTACCGACGGACATGACACCGAGACTTGATCCACTTCATCCACCGCTGGAGGCCAGAAGGCCGAACGTCCATACGATCACGGTGCCGGATACCGCGATCAACTTTGAGTTTGGGAAGAGCACGTTGCTCCCTGCTGCCCAAATCTTCCTGTCCGAGGCCATGCCTCACTACGCCTCAATCACTTGTCAATCTGGTGGTCAAGAGGTGGAGGCGTTTGTCATTGAGGGGTACACCGACGATCTGGGGGACGATATACGTAATCTGAGGCTCAGTCAGGACCGCTCTTTTGCGGTGTTGTCGAAAAGCCTGGAAGTCATTCACGAGAAGCTTCCTTGGGCCTATGAGTGTTTCTTGCAGAAAGCCACAGCGAACGGGCGTGGAAAACAGAACCTTCTACACAATGATGCCGGACAGCTCGACCGCGATAAGAGCCGCCGAGTCGTTTTTAAAATTCACATGCGACCTGGGTAG